One Euphorbia lathyris chromosome 1, ddEupLath1.1, whole genome shotgun sequence DNA segment encodes these proteins:
- the LOC136211011 gene encoding F-box protein At5g49610-like has product MDRGKRPCFSVANKNSERFMQLEEIIREKALQYLPAKSVRRCTGVCKDWKLHISTLIFAHRQSNSFQELSGFFCRSFASLPTFVSLDPQAYGVPDPSLMFLPEKVAILSSSYGLLCCQGQTGYRPYYVCNPVTQQWKKIPRPAAKHGSNPAIVLVFKPSLLNFVADFKLVCAYKSVYLGGYEFEIYSSKDNSWRTSREVFMANHKIIPGTGVHVDGIVYWLSKSCGIVGFDLRTDRSRVFDAYLLDYRALAGVYLGEFRGKLCCGQIRGSTLIIEELDNPYYNTMEMDRESEGWNAREIILGNFEFEKPLAGRWLMFLGGNFAIVQCGREMVSCDLNSKDVNLLSNEAEENPVVTVPYVNTLVEM; this is encoded by the coding sequence ATGGATCGAGGAAAGAGACCGTGTTTCTCTGTTGCAAACAAAAATAGCGAGAGATTCATGCAGCTGGAAGAAATTATTAGGGAGAAAGCTCTTCAGTACCTTCCTGCTAAATCTGTTCGTCGCTGCACTGGTGTTTGTAAGGATTGGAAGCTTCATATATCAACTCTTATTTTTGCTCATAGGCAGTCGAATTCATTTCAAGAGCTATCAGGCTTCTTCTGTCGATCCTTTGCATCCCTTCCAACATTTGTTTCCCTTGATCCGCAGGCATACGGGGTTCCAGACCCATCTTTGATGTTTTTACCTGAGAAAGTAGccattctttcttcttcttatggACTTCTCTGCTGCCAGGGTCAGACTGGATATAGACCCTACTACGTCTGCAATCCTGTTACTCAGCAGTGGAAGAAGATTCCTAGACCTGCTGCTAAGCATGGATCCAATCCTGCCATTGTCCTCGTCTTTAAACCCTCGTTACTCAACTTTGTGGCTGACTTCAAGCTTGTTTGTGCATACAAATCTGTATATCTTGGAGGATATGAATTTGAGATCTATTCCTCTAAAGATAATTCTTGGAGAACGTCCCGTGAGGTTTTCATGGCCAATCATAAGATCATCCCCGGTACTGGTGTTCATGTTGATGGTATTGTTTATTGGCTGTCAAAGAGTTGCGGAATTGTCGGCTTTGATCTTAGAACTGACCGGTCGAGAGTTTTTGATGCATATTTGCTTGATTATAGAGCGCTTGCGGGTGTTTATTTGGGTGAGTTTAGAGGCAAACTATGCTGTGGTCAAATAAGAGGTTCAACATTAATTATAGAAGAGCTGGACAATCCCTACTACAATACAATGGAAATGGATAGAGAATCAGAAGGATGGAATGCGAGAGAGATAATCCTAGGCAATTTCGAGTTTGAAAAGCCTCTAGCTGGCAGATGGCTGATGTTCCTGGGAGGAAATTTTGCGATAGTTCAGTGTGGGAGAGAAATGGTTTCTTGCGACTTGAACAGTAAAGATGTCAACCTATTGTCTAATGAAGCTGAAGAGAATCCAGTGGTAACGGTTCCGTATGTGAACACCCTTGTTGAGATGTAG
- the LOC136211021 gene encoding uncharacterized protein produces MLILSSSTTPLFSVRHGVLRIRKTSTTMGRWKPLNYNYNVTRIRSMAKEEEKSNDVVEIGAVAGGLISNPVIGWSLYTLKTTGCGLPPGPGGSIGAIEGVSYLIVVGIIGWSLYKKAKTGSGLPNGPYGLLGAVEGFSYLTLLAIIVVFGLQFVDRGYIPGPLPADQCFG; encoded by the coding sequence ATGTTGATACTCTCATCATCTACTACCCCTCTATTCTCCGTACGACATGGCGTTTTGAGAATCAGAAAAACATCTACAACCATGGGAAGGTGGAAGCCACTGAATTACAATTACAATGTAACTAGAATTAGAAGCATGGCAAAGGAGGAGGAGAAGTCAAACGATGTCGTAGAGATAGGTGCAGTAGCAGGTGGGTTGATCTCAAATCCAGTAATAGGCTGGTCTCTGTACACCCTAAAAACAACAGGGTGTGGACTGCCACCTGGACCAGGTGGTTCAATTGGGGCAATTGAAGGGGTTAGTTATCTGATAGTAGTGGGAATAATAGGATGGTCTTTGTATAAAAAAGCTAAAACAGGCTCTGGTTTGCCAAATGGTCCGTATGGCTTGTTGGGTGCTGTTGAAGGTTTCTCATACTTAACTTTGCTTGCTATTATAGTCGTTTTTGGTTTGCAGTTCGTCGATAGAGGCTATATTCCTGGACCTTTGCCTGCAGATCAGTGCTTTGGCTAA